A window of the Butyricimonas virosa genome harbors these coding sequences:
- a CDS encoding ROK family protein, whose product MYQFDKRIVMTLDAGGTNFVFSAIQSNEEIVEPIVLPSNGDNLEKCLETLVTGFSAIKLKLPDNPVAISFAFPGPADYVNGIIGDLNNLPAFRGGVALGAFLKNVFGIPVFINNDGDLFAYGEALAGALPEVNRMLGNAGKSKVYKNLIGITLGTGFGGGVVRDGELFLGDNGSAAEVWVLRDKREPVYSVEEGISIRAIKREYARLSGDPRKLTPKDIFDIAEGTLEGDQASARTTFEHAGEVLGEAIASINAVVDGIVVLGGGIVAAHKYLMPSVIRELNGTVAMYEGAPSDRMEMKAFFLDDPAGLTAFLAPTSRQILVPGTTETIEYDPVKRMGVITTKLGTSKAIAFGAYAFALNELDKY is encoded by the coding sequence ATGTATCAGTTTGATAAAAGAATCGTGATGACGTTGGATGCTGGGGGAACGAACTTTGTGTTTTCTGCAATCCAGTCTAATGAAGAGATAGTTGAACCTATTGTGTTACCTTCGAATGGGGATAACCTTGAAAAATGTCTGGAGACTTTGGTGACAGGTTTCTCGGCGATCAAGTTGAAATTGCCGGATAATCCGGTGGCTATCAGTTTTGCCTTTCCTGGTCCGGCTGATTACGTGAATGGGATAATTGGAGACTTGAATAACTTGCCAGCTTTTCGTGGTGGTGTGGCACTTGGTGCCTTTTTGAAGAATGTATTCGGAATACCGGTTTTTATTAATAATGATGGTGATTTGTTTGCCTACGGAGAGGCATTGGCGGGAGCTTTACCAGAGGTAAACCGTATGCTCGGGAATGCAGGTAAGAGTAAGGTTTATAAAAATCTAATTGGGATCACGCTAGGGACCGGTTTCGGTGGTGGAGTGGTTCGTGACGGGGAGCTTTTTCTTGGAGACAATGGATCGGCTGCGGAAGTTTGGGTGTTGCGTGATAAACGAGAACCCGTTTATAGTGTGGAAGAGGGTATCTCTATCCGGGCTATCAAACGTGAATATGCTCGTCTTTCTGGTGATCCTCGCAAATTAACGCCAAAAGATATTTTCGATATTGCAGAGGGTACTTTAGAAGGAGATCAGGCTTCCGCTCGCACAACATTCGAACACGCTGGAGAAGTGCTTGGTGAGGCGATTGCTTCAATAAACGCTGTCGTGGATGGGATCGTTGTTCTTGGCGGAGGTATTGTTGCTGCCCATAAATACTTGATGCCATCGGTTATTCGTGAGCTAAACGGAACGGTAGCAATGTACGAGGGTGCACCATCAGACCGAATGGAAATGAAAGCCTTTTTTTTGGATGACCCGGCGGGACTAACTGCATTCTTAGCTCCAACCTCTAGACAAATTTTAGTTCCGGGGACGACGGAAACGATTGAGTACGATCCGGTGAAGAGAATGGGAGTGATCACGACCAAATTGGGAACAAGCAAGGCTATTGCTTTTGGGGCTTATGCTTTTGCGTTAAATGAATTGGATAAATATTAA
- a CDS encoding glycoside hydrolase family 2 TIM barrel-domain containing protein, producing MKKLFSTIICCLICSTAFMQVKPEWQDETIPFVGKEYPRTAFMTYSDVNKARSNDFNTSTDYKSLNGKWKFNWVSSYKKRPVNFYKTNFDDSTWEEIDVPANWEVNGYGNALYTNHPYEFCPRNPQPPLLPEENPVGAYRKYIEIPEQWNGKEIFLHIGAVKSGCYLYVNGTKVGYSEDSKDAVEYNITRYLKLGRNLIALEVYRWSTGSYLECQDFWRISGIERDVYLFAQLPLHLRDFSIRQDLDSTYKNGLFGLDLFMENTNPRQPGQVTVFYQLENTSGTRVAEGTQTIKIDSATTVHFEAKIPQVAPWTAETPNLYQLFIRIEQPGKTTEVIPFRVGFRKLEIRGNQFLVNGRAVLIKGVNYHEHDEHTGHVLSEAHMRKDFENMKRHNINAIRCCHYPQQRRFYELCDEYGFYVCNEANIESHGMGYDLRKGRTLGNNPNWLNAHMDRTMNMYETGKNYPCITFWSLGNEAGNGYNFYITYNWLKSKDTTRPVQYERALLEWNTDIYCPQYPGANTLEKWGNTQTDRPYIMSEYAHAMGNSTGNFMDLWDAIYRYPNLQGGFIWDWIDQGILVKDETGTPFWAYGGDFGENSPSDGNFLCNGVVGPDREPHPGLTEIKKAYQYVWFQPVDLRKGIIRVENRYDFTNLNQYTIEYTIQANTETVQSGILPTQHLAPGTNKQLTIPLRNVKNKPGTEYFLNLYVKSKQANLSVPAGYIVASEQFRLPDYTPAPVFRPTPEKTLTMEENGPDIHISGSNIDFVFNKQKGYVTSYRTNGVQYIAEDFGFQPNFWRGPTDNDYGNGMPNRQQGWKQASKNFKIAGIRTSTSVTNTNLTITYRLQETNSKYHVSYTLYPSGMIHVACHLETQPDAPELPRIGVRFRVPTDVNQLEYFGRGPEENYCDRNNGTLIGYYKSTAEQQYVPYVRPQENGHKTETRWLALTDKNGEGLLFIADSNFMEFNVSRNRIEDFDSEESNRPYQWQNFTKDESHDPLMAKNRKPKQTHINDIFPRNFVEVCIDHRMMGVAGDDSWGSQPYPKYKLPTNKDYHWSFTILPIKNNMEISEKLGYQYLP from the coding sequence ATGAAAAAACTATTCTCCACGATTATCTGTTGTCTAATCTGTTCCACGGCATTCATGCAAGTGAAACCGGAATGGCAAGACGAGACCATACCTTTTGTCGGAAAAGAATATCCCCGGACGGCCTTCATGACCTATAGTGATGTGAATAAAGCCCGGAGCAACGATTTCAATACTTCCACCGATTATAAATCCCTCAATGGGAAATGGAAATTCAACTGGGTTTCCTCCTACAAAAAACGCCCGGTAAACTTTTATAAAACAAATTTTGACGATTCGACATGGGAAGAGATTGATGTCCCTGCAAACTGGGAAGTAAACGGTTACGGAAATGCACTCTACACGAATCATCCTTACGAATTCTGTCCCCGTAACCCGCAACCGCCTCTTTTGCCGGAAGAAAACCCTGTGGGAGCTTATCGGAAATATATCGAGATTCCCGAACAATGGAATGGGAAAGAGATATTCCTGCATATCGGTGCGGTAAAATCAGGATGCTACCTGTACGTAAACGGCACCAAGGTTGGGTACAGTGAGGACTCCAAAGATGCCGTAGAATATAACATTACCCGCTACCTAAAACTGGGACGTAACCTCATCGCTTTAGAAGTATATAGATGGTCAACGGGAAGCTACCTGGAATGTCAGGACTTTTGGAGAATCAGCGGAATCGAACGAGACGTTTACTTATTCGCACAATTACCCTTGCATCTTCGGGATTTCTCAATCCGTCAAGATCTGGACAGCACGTACAAGAACGGACTTTTCGGACTAGATTTATTCATGGAAAACACCAATCCCCGGCAACCGGGACAGGTCACCGTGTTCTATCAACTGGAAAACACCTCGGGAACACGAGTGGCAGAAGGGACACAAACCATTAAAATAGATTCTGCAACAACGGTTCATTTCGAGGCGAAAATTCCACAAGTTGCCCCGTGGACGGCAGAAACTCCAAACTTGTACCAATTATTTATCCGGATCGAACAACCGGGGAAAACCACCGAAGTCATTCCTTTCCGGGTTGGTTTCCGAAAACTGGAAATCCGGGGTAACCAATTCCTAGTAAACGGTCGTGCCGTACTGATTAAGGGCGTGAATTACCACGAACACGACGAGCACACGGGCCACGTTCTCAGTGAGGCGCACATGCGTAAAGATTTCGAAAACATGAAACGTCACAATATTAACGCCATACGCTGTTGCCATTATCCCCAACAAAGACGCTTTTACGAACTTTGTGATGAATACGGATTTTACGTATGCAATGAAGCGAACATAGAATCCCACGGTATGGGATACGATCTTCGCAAGGGAAGAACGTTAGGAAATAATCCGAACTGGCTGAATGCCCACATGGACCGGACCATGAATATGTACGAAACCGGGAAAAATTATCCCTGTATTACATTCTGGTCCTTAGGAAATGAAGCCGGGAACGGGTATAATTTTTACATAACTTATAACTGGCTAAAATCCAAGGACACGACACGTCCCGTACAGTACGAGAGAGCCCTGCTTGAATGGAACACGGACATCTACTGTCCGCAATACCCGGGTGCAAACACGCTGGAAAAATGGGGTAACACCCAAACAGACCGCCCTTACATTATGTCAGAATACGCCCATGCCATGGGAAACAGCACCGGAAATTTCATGGATCTCTGGGATGCAATCTATCGCTACCCCAATTTACAAGGCGGGTTCATCTGGGATTGGATTGACCAAGGCATCCTTGTGAAAGACGAAACGGGAACCCCGTTCTGGGCTTATGGTGGAGATTTCGGAGAAAACTCCCCGTCAGACGGGAATTTTTTGTGTAACGGAGTGGTTGGTCCCGACCGGGAACCGCATCCCGGTTTAACCGAGATAAAAAAAGCCTACCAGTACGTGTGGTTTCAGCCCGTTGACCTAAGAAAAGGAATCATCCGAGTAGAAAATCGATACGATTTCACGAACTTGAATCAATACACGATCGAGTACACGATACAGGCAAACACGGAAACCGTGCAGTCCGGAATCCTTCCCACGCAGCATCTCGCCCCCGGGACAAACAAACAACTCACGATTCCACTCAGAAACGTAAAGAATAAACCCGGAACAGAGTATTTCCTAAATCTCTACGTGAAGTCCAAGCAAGCGAATCTCTCCGTCCCAGCCGGCTACATCGTGGCCTCGGAACAATTCAGATTACCGGATTACACCCCGGCACCCGTGTTCCGTCCTACCCCCGAAAAAACGCTGACCATGGAAGAAAACGGACCGGACATTCATATATCCGGCTCGAATATCGACTTCGTATTCAACAAGCAAAAAGGATACGTGACGTCCTACCGGACCAATGGCGTTCAATATATTGCTGAAGATTTCGGGTTCCAACCCAACTTCTGGCGAGGTCCCACGGATAACGACTATGGTAACGGGATGCCGAATCGGCAACAAGGCTGGAAACAGGCAAGCAAAAATTTCAAGATTGCCGGAATCAGAACCTCTACTTCCGTAACAAACACGAACCTGACCATCACGTACAGACTTCAGGAAACCAACAGCAAATATCACGTGTCCTACACGTTATACCCATCAGGCATGATCCACGTGGCCTGTCACCTAGAAACTCAACCGGATGCGCCAGAACTTCCCCGAATCGGGGTACGTTTCAGGGTTCCCACGGACGTGAATCAACTGGAGTATTTCGGGCGGGGACCCGAGGAAAACTATTGTGACCGAAATAACGGAACACTTATCGGGTACTACAAAAGCACTGCCGAGCAACAATACGTTCCCTATGTACGCCCACAAGAAAACGGCCACAAAACAGAAACCCGCTGGCTGGCTCTCACGGATAAAAACGGGGAGGGCCTCCTGTTCATTGCCGACTCGAACTTCATGGAGTTTAACGTTTCCCGGAACCGGATAGAAGACTTCGACTCCGAAGAATCCAACCGCCCGTATCAATGGCAAAACTTCACGAAAGACGAATCCCATGACCCGCTCATGGCGAAAAACCGAAAACCCAAACAAACGCATATCAACGACATCTTCCCTCGTAATTTCGTGGAAGTATGCATAGATCACCGCATGATGGGAGTTGCCGGGGACGATAGCTGGGGATCTCAACCTTACCCCAAATACAAGCTCCCAACAAACAAAGATTACCACTGGAGTTTCACCATCCTACCGATCAAAAACAACATGGAGATCAGCGAAAAACTAGGTTATCAATATCTACCCTAG
- a CDS encoding RNA polymerase sigma factor, translating to MVREDIYQELYLAITELPEDCREIFWLYFQGKNNKEIAEILSLPEKDVRACKREAIYRLKSRLGGLFFWLQIMRIV from the coding sequence TTGGTACGGGAAGATATTTATCAAGAGTTATATTTAGCTATTACGGAATTACCTGAAGATTGCAGGGAGATATTTTGGTTATACTTTCAAGGTAAGAATAACAAGGAAATTGCAGAAATTCTTTCTCTTCCGGAAAAAGACGTGCGAGCTTGTAAAAGGGAGGCTATTTATCGATTAAAAAGCCGTCTGGGAGGTCTATTTTTCTGGTTGCAGATCATGAGAATCGTGTGA
- a CDS encoding DMT family transporter yields MNVKAKGYVLGVIAAATYGMNPLFALPLYEAGMNPDSVLFFRYLFAIPVLGMMIKLRGRDFKLKRKEIFPLIIMGLLVALSSLTLFQSYNYMAAGIASTLLFVYPIMVALIMAFLFKEKLTLQTILCIMLALGGIALLYKGEDGSVLSLTGVMLVIASALSYAIYIVAVNRPLLREIATLKLTFYVLVFGLSLFLVRVDFGASLHVVDTWYLWGNLVALAVFPTAISFLCTTQAIQYIGSTPTAILGALEPLTAVFFGVTIFGEPFTVRVGCGIMMIVFAVTIIVAGSNVTTYLVRFRKLFPKLPIKRKPTC; encoded by the coding sequence ATGAATGTAAAAGCTAAAGGATACGTGTTAGGGGTCATTGCGGCAGCAACCTATGGGATGAATCCCTTGTTTGCCCTTCCCTTGTACGAGGCGGGTATGAATCCGGATTCAGTTCTTTTTTTCAGATATTTATTTGCTATTCCGGTGTTGGGGATGATGATTAAGCTACGGGGAAGAGATTTTAAATTGAAGCGAAAAGAAATATTTCCGTTAATTATCATGGGATTATTAGTTGCTCTTTCGTCTCTTACCTTGTTCCAAAGTTATAATTACATGGCGGCTGGAATTGCGTCGACCTTGTTATTCGTTTATCCGATCATGGTGGCGTTGATCATGGCTTTTCTTTTTAAAGAGAAGCTGACGTTACAAACGATTTTGTGTATAATGCTGGCCTTGGGGGGAATTGCTTTGCTTTATAAAGGTGAGGATGGTTCGGTGCTGAGTCTGACAGGAGTAATGCTGGTTATCGCTTCTGCTTTGTCATATGCCATTTATATTGTTGCTGTAAATCGTCCCTTGTTGCGGGAAATTGCGACACTGAAACTGACATTTTATGTTTTAGTTTTCGGGTTGTCTTTGTTTTTGGTTCGTGTTGATTTTGGTGCTAGTTTACACGTGGTTGATACGTGGTATCTGTGGGGTAATCTAGTTGCCTTGGCCGTGTTCCCGACTGCTATATCATTTCTTTGCACCACTCAAGCTATCCAGTATATCGGTTCTACCCCGACGGCTATTTTAGGGGCTTTGGAACCCTTGACAGCGGTATTCTTTGGGGTGACGATTTTTGGAGAGCCCTTCACCGTGAGAGTGGGGTGTGGGATCATGATGATTGTTTTTGCCGTGACGATTATTGTCGCTGGAAGTAACGTCACGACTTATTTAGTACGTTTTAGGAAGCTTTTCCCGAAACTCCCGATAAAGAGAAAGCCGACGTGTTAA
- a CDS encoding MFS transporter: MKENSTSVKALLPVLFGFFIMGFCDVVGISTSYVKSDFGLSETIAGFLPSMVFLWFLLLAVPAAMFMNWFGRKKTVLASMLVTLVGMIIPFVHYDLYTCLLAFALLGIGNTILQVSLNPLLTNVVKGNVLASSLTAGQVLKAVSSFCGPFIAAFAATMLGNWQYLFPVFALLTLLSMCWLLFVPIPEETSGQLTSSWGATFCLLKDRTILLLFLGIVFVVGVDVGVNTVAPKLLLERCGFDIAEAGIGSSVYFAFRTIGAFVGTFLLARVSGSKYFRVNVLVAIAALVVLFFVSGQYPILVSIALIGFTCSSIFSLLFSMAIQAQPRKANEISGLMVTGIFGGAVIPPLMGYCTDLIGTQVGSLVVILGCLLYLLYCSVGIKTER, from the coding sequence ATGAAAGAAAATTCTACGAGTGTTAAGGCCTTGTTGCCCGTGTTGTTCGGTTTTTTTATCATGGGTTTCTGTGACGTAGTGGGTATATCGACGAGTTACGTGAAGTCAGATTTTGGATTGAGCGAGACTATTGCCGGTTTTCTTCCTTCGATGGTTTTTTTATGGTTTTTGTTGCTTGCAGTTCCTGCCGCAATGTTTATGAATTGGTTTGGGCGTAAGAAAACGGTTTTGGCGAGTATGTTGGTGACGCTGGTTGGTATGATTATTCCTTTTGTTCATTACGATCTTTACACGTGCTTACTAGCTTTTGCCCTGTTGGGTATTGGTAATACGATTTTGCAGGTATCATTAAATCCTTTGTTAACGAATGTGGTGAAAGGTAATGTTCTGGCGAGCTCGTTGACGGCAGGTCAGGTGTTGAAAGCGGTGTCATCTTTCTGTGGCCCTTTTATAGCTGCATTTGCAGCGACAATGCTAGGTAATTGGCAGTATCTTTTCCCGGTATTTGCTTTATTGACCTTGCTTTCGATGTGTTGGTTATTGTTTGTGCCGATTCCGGAAGAAACCTCGGGACAGTTGACCTCTTCATGGGGAGCAACATTCTGTTTGTTGAAAGACCGGACGATTTTGTTGCTTTTCCTCGGGATCGTTTTCGTTGTGGGTGTTGATGTAGGAGTGAATACAGTGGCTCCGAAGTTATTGCTGGAACGTTGTGGCTTTGATATTGCTGAGGCTGGTATCGGATCGAGTGTTTATTTTGCCTTCCGAACGATTGGTGCTTTTGTGGGGACGTTTCTCCTAGCACGGGTGTCAGGTAGCAAGTATTTTCGGGTGAACGTCCTAGTGGCAATTGCTGCACTAGTCGTTTTGTTTTTTGTGTCGGGTCAATATCCGATCCTTGTGTCGATTGCTTTGATCGGATTCACGTGTTCGAGTATATTTTCGTTGCTCTTCTCGATGGCAATTCAGGCTCAGCCGAGGAAAGCGAATGAGATCTCTGGCTTAATGGTAACAGGAATTTTTGGAGGAGCGGTAATTCCTCCACTGATGGGTTATTGCACGGACTTGATCGGTACACAGGTCGGTTCGCTGGTGGTGATCCTTGGTTGTTTGCTCTACCTCTTGTATTGTTCTGTGGGAATAAAGACAGAGAGATAA
- a CDS encoding GH92 family glycosyl hydrolase, with the protein MKYIVIVLVLLAFRSVNAQEQPLISYVRPLVGTSGYGNIYPGSQIPFGGIQISPDTDFDYYDAAAGYKYDHTTLLGFSLTHLSGTGIPDLGDFLFMPGTGKIYFTPGTHENPDAGYRSRYSHEREWASPNYYGVELLDYGVKAEMTSGVRSGMLQFTYPASDSSFILLDLNHTLWQSCPWSNIRVENDSTLTGYKLVKGWGPERHVYFTAVFSRPFENFGIMQDTIPVVYNTKRFRSHLEAWGADLRFWMQFPTCEGETVTIKVAISSVSTQGAVNNIRELEGKNFATLKVEGEKLWEDQLSKFVIEGSQEQKETFYTSVYHTFLHPFIFQDADGRFRELDKNIGEAKGFTNYTVFSLWDTYRALHPLFNLVQRDINADIINSMLVHYDKSVEHMLPIWSFYGNETWCMIGYHAVSVIADAIMKDVQGFDYERAYEAMKTTATNPNYDCLPEYTQLGWVPFDKEKESVSKSLEYAYDDYCIARVAEKLGKMDDYHFFMKRALSYKNLIDPETKYMRGRDSQGNWRSPFSPIAYQGPGSVNGWGDITEGFTLQYTWYVPHDVQGYINEAGEELLRVRLDSMFVTKMADDIPGAHDIQGRIGAYWHGNEPCHQILYFYNYLKQPWKCQEKLRYIMDTFYGNTPGSLSGNDDCGQMSAWYIFNTMGFYPTAPSSNVYNLGSPGLPAVDMCMSNGKHIRVTTKNWSKKNVYVKEIYLNGEKYNKSYITYNDIKDGMDLHFVMSARPNYKRGISDDAVPPSISEKKCK; encoded by the coding sequence ATGAAGTATATTGTTATTGTTTTAGTTTTATTGGCATTTCGATCGGTAAATGCTCAAGAACAACCTTTAATTTCTTACGTGCGACCTTTGGTTGGGACTTCCGGGTACGGGAATATTTATCCCGGTTCGCAAATTCCTTTTGGTGGGATCCAGATAAGTCCGGATACAGATTTTGATTATTATGATGCAGCGGCCGGGTACAAGTATGATCATACGACTCTGTTAGGTTTTAGTTTGACACATTTGAGTGGAACGGGTATCCCGGATTTAGGAGACTTTTTGTTTATGCCCGGAACAGGAAAAATTTATTTCACCCCGGGAACACATGAGAATCCGGATGCGGGTTATCGTTCTCGTTATAGCCATGAACGGGAGTGGGCAAGTCCGAATTATTATGGGGTCGAATTACTGGATTATGGGGTAAAAGCAGAGATGACCTCTGGGGTTCGAAGTGGAATGTTACAGTTCACTTATCCGGCTTCTGATAGTTCTTTTATATTGTTGGATTTGAATCATACTTTGTGGCAGAGTTGCCCGTGGAGCAATATTCGGGTGGAGAATGATTCCACCTTAACGGGCTATAAGCTTGTGAAAGGATGGGGACCAGAGCGTCACGTGTATTTTACGGCAGTATTTTCCCGTCCTTTCGAGAATTTTGGGATTATGCAGGATACAATTCCCGTGGTTTATAATACAAAACGTTTCCGGAGTCATTTGGAAGCTTGGGGGGCTGACTTGCGTTTTTGGATGCAATTTCCGACTTGTGAAGGGGAGACTGTTACGATAAAAGTGGCTATTTCTAGTGTTAGTACTCAAGGGGCAGTAAACAATATACGAGAGTTAGAAGGGAAGAATTTTGCAACCTTGAAGGTGGAGGGAGAAAAATTGTGGGAAGATCAATTATCAAAATTTGTAATTGAAGGTTCTCAAGAACAGAAAGAAACGTTTTATACGTCTGTGTATCACACTTTCTTACATCCTTTTATATTCCAGGATGCTGATGGGCGGTTCCGGGAGTTGGATAAAAATATTGGGGAAGCGAAGGGTTTTACTAATTATACCGTATTTTCTTTGTGGGATACTTATCGTGCGTTACATCCTTTGTTTAATTTGGTACAGCGGGATATTAATGCGGACATTATTAATTCGATGTTGGTACACTATGATAAGAGTGTGGAACATATGTTGCCTATTTGGTCATTTTACGGGAATGAGACTTGGTGTATGATTGGTTATCACGCTGTGTCGGTAATAGCTGATGCTATCATGAAAGATGTGCAAGGGTTTGATTATGAACGAGCTTACGAGGCAATGAAAACAACGGCTACAAACCCTAATTATGATTGTTTGCCGGAGTATACTCAGTTGGGATGGGTTCCTTTTGACAAAGAAAAGGAATCTGTATCTAAGAGTCTTGAATACGCTTATGATGATTATTGTATTGCTCGGGTTGCGGAAAAATTGGGAAAAATGGATGATTATCATTTTTTTATGAAACGTGCTTTGTCATATAAAAATCTGATAGACCCGGAAACAAAGTATATGCGTGGGCGTGATAGTCAGGGGAATTGGCGTTCGCCATTTTCTCCGATAGCTTATCAGGGCCCAGGGTCTGTAAATGGCTGGGGGGATATTACAGAAGGGTTTACTTTACAGTACACTTGGTATGTGCCTCATGATGTTCAGGGGTATATTAATGAGGCAGGGGAAGAGTTATTGCGAGTACGTTTGGATTCTATGTTTGTGACGAAGATGGCCGATGATATTCCGGGTGCTCATGATATTCAAGGGCGTATTGGTGCTTATTGGCACGGAAATGAGCCTTGTCATCAAATATTGTATTTTTACAATTATTTGAAGCAACCATGGAAGTGTCAGGAGAAGTTACGTTATATTATGGATACATTTTATGGGAATACACCGGGATCTTTAAGTGGAAATGATGATTGTGGTCAGATGTCTGCTTGGTATATTTTTAATACAATGGGATTTTATCCCACTGCCCCATCAAGTAATGTATATAATTTGGGATCTCCGGGGTTACCGGCGGTAGATATGTGTATGAGTAATGGTAAACATATTCGGGTGACAACTAAGAATTGGTCGAAGAAGAATGTATATGTGAAAGAGATTTATTTAAATGGAGAGAAATATAACAAATCGTATATTACCTATAATGATATAAAAGACGGGATGGATTTACATTTTGTGATGAGTGCTCGTCCGAATTACAAACGTGGCATCTCAGATGATGCAGTTCCTCCTTCCATCTCTGAGAAAAAATGTAAATGA